The proteins below come from a single Zhouia spongiae genomic window:
- a CDS encoding alkaline phosphatase D family protein: MDRRKYVKTIVLGSVLPIVSPGLLKAMSGNEFFKPADVNFESEWLLWEDMSWAGPEYWGNRLQDWEVKDGKLLCNVAGSNRNLHLLTIQKQESTDDFRVGVEVEPKAGAQGGKYCFGLRLGAKGVFEDYRSAAVFGKGLDIGLNQNAQLVIGDRVLDTTLDKVPDSFRLDVFAEAYQGNYNLSVVVADPESGVQLTGVSNVLVEAGHVKGNFALLADCGVKKIIDEPSVAFSKWKIQSDELHVKKDQIYGPVCFAQYTLHHKKLKLTAQCSPFERIEGHELSLEFLINGVWQAYAGSVLKPDSRAVNFVIDNWEFSNDVPYRLIAKIPMKNEVRHYQYEGTVSKEPLEKEEISAAVFSCNFHFGFPDNDIYANVSKLNPDIILFLGDQFYEGTGGFGVQFTGSYDKRCLDYLRKWYMFGWSYRELFRHKPCAIIPDDHDVYHGNVWGEGGKEADVSKGYGAGAQDSGGYKMSADWVNMIQFTQTSHLPDPYDPTPVRQGIGVYYTSWNYGGLSFAILEDRKFKSAPKNVLPEEADIWNGWIRNKDFDIKEYRDIDAALLGERQHKFLSEWVEDWNNAEMKVVLSQTNFATVATLPEDAVDDSVVPSLYVPEKGEYIVGDKPTADMDSNGWPQKQRDKAVEIIRKAFAFHIAGDQHLGSFIKYGVDEFGDSGYAFAGPALNNIWPRRFWPATDIARHTPENPAYTGDHVDGFGNKITVQAVANPYQTGMEPKIIHDRATGYGLVTFNKNNRTIKTECWPRYVDVSVNRDQQFTGWPMMISQADNFGKKAGAWLPQVRIMNAHKPLLKVYDGSDELVYAIRMKDDKVFRPKVFEEGRYKIVVVDLESGEEKILSNVKAKDKQRKSIEIKF, from the coding sequence ATGGATAGGAGAAAGTACGTTAAAACGATCGTTTTAGGGTCGGTATTACCGATTGTGTCGCCGGGCCTGTTAAAAGCAATGTCGGGCAACGAATTCTTTAAACCTGCTGATGTAAACTTTGAAAGTGAATGGTTGCTGTGGGAAGACATGAGCTGGGCGGGACCGGAGTACTGGGGTAACAGGTTGCAGGATTGGGAGGTTAAAGACGGGAAGTTACTGTGTAACGTTGCGGGATCGAACAGGAATCTACATCTTTTAACCATCCAAAAACAGGAGTCTACAGACGATTTTAGGGTGGGTGTGGAAGTGGAGCCGAAAGCCGGTGCTCAAGGCGGGAAATACTGTTTTGGATTAAGGCTGGGAGCTAAAGGTGTTTTTGAAGATTACAGGTCGGCTGCAGTATTTGGGAAAGGTTTGGATATAGGTTTAAATCAGAACGCACAGCTGGTTATTGGCGATAGGGTGCTGGATACAACATTGGATAAAGTGCCGGATAGTTTCAGACTGGATGTTTTTGCCGAGGCTTATCAGGGTAACTATAACTTGTCGGTAGTTGTTGCAGATCCGGAAAGCGGGGTTCAGCTGACAGGAGTCAGTAATGTATTGGTTGAGGCAGGACATGTGAAAGGGAATTTTGCGTTGCTGGCAGATTGTGGTGTCAAAAAGATTATAGACGAGCCGTCTGTTGCATTTTCGAAATGGAAGATACAGTCTGATGAATTGCATGTAAAAAAAGATCAGATATACGGACCTGTATGCTTTGCCCAGTATACATTACATCATAAAAAATTAAAGTTAACGGCGCAATGCTCGCCGTTTGAACGTATAGAGGGGCATGAGCTGTCGTTAGAGTTTTTAATAAATGGCGTTTGGCAAGCGTATGCCGGCAGTGTTTTGAAGCCGGATAGCCGTGCTGTGAATTTTGTTATTGATAATTGGGAGTTCAGCAATGACGTTCCTTATCGTTTAATAGCAAAGATACCTATGAAAAATGAGGTTCGTCATTATCAATACGAAGGAACTGTATCAAAAGAACCCCTGGAGAAGGAAGAGATTTCTGCGGCAGTTTTCAGCTGTAATTTTCATTTTGGTTTTCCTGATAATGACATATATGCCAATGTGTCGAAATTAAATCCGGATATAATCCTTTTTCTGGGAGATCAGTTTTATGAAGGAACCGGAGGCTTTGGAGTCCAGTTTACGGGGTCTTATGATAAAAGGTGTTTGGATTACTTACGGAAGTGGTACATGTTCGGTTGGTCGTATCGGGAGCTTTTCAGGCATAAACCATGTGCTATAATACCTGACGATCATGATGTCTATCATGGGAATGTATGGGGAGAGGGTGGTAAAGAAGCTGACGTTTCAAAAGGGTATGGGGCAGGAGCCCAGGATTCCGGAGGATATAAGATGTCTGCCGATTGGGTGAATATGATTCAGTTTACACAGACGAGTCATTTGCCTGATCCGTACGATCCGACACCGGTCAGGCAGGGAATAGGAGTGTATTATACCTCCTGGAATTACGGAGGGCTGAGTTTTGCAATTCTGGAAGACAGGAAGTTTAAATCGGCGCCCAAAAATGTATTGCCTGAAGAAGCTGATATCTGGAATGGCTGGATCCGGAATAAAGATTTTGATATAAAAGAATATAGGGATATAGATGCGGCTTTACTGGGGGAAAGACAGCATAAGTTTCTCAGTGAATGGGTAGAGGACTGGAACAATGCAGAAATGAAAGTCGTGCTGTCACAAACCAACTTTGCTACCGTAGCAACACTCCCGGAAGATGCCGTAGACGATTCTGTGGTACCTTCATTGTATGTGCCTGAGAAGGGAGAATATATTGTTGGGGATAAACCGACTGCAGATATGGATTCAAATGGATGGCCGCAGAAACAACGGGATAAAGCGGTTGAAATTATAAGAAAAGCATTTGCTTTCCATATAGCAGGTGATCAGCATCTGGGGAGTTTTATTAAATATGGTGTCGATGAGTTCGGCGATTCCGGTTATGCCTTTGCGGGTCCGGCGCTAAACAATATCTGGCCTAGAAGATTTTGGCCGGCTACAGATATAGCGCGTCATACACCTGAAAATCCGGCTTATACAGGCGATCATGTTGATGGTTTTGGTAATAAAATTACAGTTCAGGCTGTTGCAAACCCCTATCAGACCGGTATGGAGCCAAAGATTATCCACGATCGGGCTACAGGTTACGGCTTGGTGACGTTCAATAAAAACAACAGAACGATAAAGACCGAGTGCTGGCCGCGTTATGTGGATGTTTCTGTGAATCGTGATCAGCAATTTACGGGTTGGCCGATGATGATTTCTCAGGCGGATAATTTTGGAAAGAAAGCCGGAGCATGGCTCCCCCAGGTTAGAATAATGAATGCTCATAAACCGCTGCTGAAGGTGTACGACGGATCTGACGAACTCGTGTATGCAATACGAATGAAAGATGATAAGGTGTTTCGGCCAAAAGTGTTTGAAGAAGGAAGGTATAAGATAGTGGTTGTTGATCTGGAATCTGGAGAAGAGAAGATATTGAGTAATGTAAAAGCCAAGGATAAACAAAGAAAATCAATAGAGATCAAATTTTGA
- a CDS encoding SIS domain-containing protein — protein sequence MSEKTINNIDLHTGQEIFGQPNLWEDVFNLINNQKERIESFIRPVLENQNLKIVLTGAGSSAFIGEAAQGLVQSATIRSTQAIATTDIVTHPELFFLKDTPTLLVSFARSGNSPESVEAVNLANQHCKNIYHFIITCNKDGQLARYGKANPENCFSLVLPDESNDKSLAMTGSFTSMLLSILLVADIQNIGNKNQDINEIIALGNSILKENKTLATVIDEPFDRVVFLGSGPMLGVARECHLKLQELTDGQIICKHDSFLGFRHGPRAVVNEQTLVVYLFSNNSHVLRYEQDLAKDTATDPRNIKTIAFGGPEDLASTIKIDNNTENNSLHVVPATMIGQLLGYNKSLQLGFNPDNPSVSGTISRVVQGVNIYKK from the coding sequence ATGAGCGAAAAAACGATTAACAATATAGATCTGCACACCGGACAAGAGATTTTTGGTCAGCCGAATTTATGGGAAGATGTATTCAACCTAATCAACAATCAAAAGGAGCGTATTGAAAGCTTTATACGCCCGGTTTTGGAAAACCAAAACCTGAAAATTGTCCTTACCGGAGCCGGCTCTTCTGCTTTTATCGGTGAAGCCGCTCAAGGTTTGGTCCAATCAGCTACCATAAGATCTACTCAGGCAATAGCTACTACTGATATTGTGACACATCCGGAACTCTTTTTCCTTAAGGATACTCCCACGTTATTAGTTTCGTTTGCCAGATCGGGAAATAGTCCTGAAAGTGTAGAAGCTGTTAATCTTGCCAATCAACATTGTAAAAACATCTATCACTTTATTATTACCTGCAACAAAGACGGGCAACTGGCCAGATATGGCAAAGCGAATCCTGAAAATTGTTTTTCACTTGTGCTGCCTGATGAAAGTAATGACAAGAGCCTTGCCATGACCGGAAGCTTCACTTCTATGTTACTTAGCATACTTCTTGTTGCAGACATCCAAAATATCGGCAACAAAAACCAGGATATAAATGAGATCATTGCATTAGGGAATTCTATTCTGAAAGAGAATAAAACCCTGGCAACCGTAATCGATGAACCCTTTGACAGGGTGGTTTTCCTAGGTTCAGGGCCAATGTTAGGGGTTGCCCGTGAATGCCATCTGAAACTCCAGGAACTAACCGACGGGCAAATAATCTGTAAACACGATTCGTTTTTAGGTTTCAGACACGGACCGAGAGCTGTGGTCAATGAACAAACACTCGTGGTATACCTGTTTTCTAACAACAGCCATGTATTGAGATACGAACAAGACCTGGCTAAAGACACAGCTACAGATCCGAGAAACATCAAGACCATTGCCTTTGGAGGACCTGAAGATTTAGCAAGTACTATAAAAATTGACAACAATACAGAAAACAATAGCCTGCATGTTGTCCCGGCTACCATGATAGGGCAGTTACTGGGTTACAACAAATCCTTACAACTCGGATTTAATCCTGACAATCCATCGGTATCAGGAACGATCAGCAGGGTTGTTCAGGGCGTAAATATTTACAAAAAATAA
- a CDS encoding carbohydrate kinase family protein, protein MPEKELIVVGELNVDLILNNIDGFPKIGTEILADDMNLTLGSSSAIMAANAAAMGVDTTFCGKVGNDMFGEVVLKELKNKNVCTDHISSSDTHQTGITIVMSYAEDRANVTYCGAMELLTIDDIPWEDIKNFKHFHLSNFFIQKGIRKDITTIFKKVKEAGITTSLDLQWDPENKWDFDYRECLPYVDVFMPNEAEIMALTRTSSVDEALEAVKPFANTIALKMGAKGSVGIEDDTQMEVSSFTNPKHIDSIGAGDSFNSGFIKKYIGGGSLQECLTYGNLMGALNTTAAGGTGAFNSPEEIEQKVKSIFNVAI, encoded by the coding sequence ATGCCTGAAAAAGAACTCATAGTCGTTGGAGAATTAAATGTTGACCTGATCCTCAACAACATCGATGGATTCCCTAAAATAGGAACTGAAATCCTTGCGGATGACATGAACCTTACTTTAGGCAGTTCTTCTGCAATCATGGCTGCCAATGCTGCTGCTATGGGTGTAGATACAACTTTCTGCGGAAAGGTCGGAAACGATATGTTTGGTGAAGTCGTTCTTAAAGAACTCAAAAACAAAAATGTTTGTACAGACCATATAAGCAGTTCCGACACACATCAAACCGGAATCACTATCGTGATGAGTTATGCCGAAGACAGGGCTAATGTAACCTATTGCGGTGCCATGGAACTGCTCACCATCGACGATATTCCCTGGGAGGATATTAAAAACTTCAAGCACTTTCACTTATCAAATTTCTTTATACAAAAAGGGATCAGAAAAGATATTACGACAATTTTTAAAAAGGTGAAAGAAGCAGGGATAACCACCTCGCTTGATTTGCAATGGGATCCGGAAAATAAATGGGATTTCGACTATAGGGAATGTTTACCATATGTCGATGTTTTTATGCCTAATGAAGCTGAAATTATGGCTTTGACCCGAACATCATCTGTAGACGAGGCACTGGAAGCGGTGAAGCCCTTTGCCAATACCATTGCCCTTAAAATGGGTGCTAAAGGAAGTGTGGGCATTGAAGATGATACTCAAATGGAGGTTTCTTCTTTTACAAATCCAAAACATATAGACTCTATAGGGGCTGGTGACTCCTTTAACTCCGGTTTTATTAAAAAATATATCGGGGGAGGTTCTCTTCAGGAATGCCTGACATACGGAAACCTGATGGGTGCCCTTAATACAACTGCTGCAGGGGGGACAGGAGCTTTTAATTCTCCTGAAGAGATCGAACAAAAAGTAAAATCAATTTTCAACGTTGCTATATAA
- a CDS encoding 1-phosphofructokinase family hexose kinase codes for MILSVCPNPSIDTYAWLDQIEAGGVNRISKLREYPGGKATHVAMALKELGSDTTLLGNWAGASGTWIQQQCESLKINTEGLLLKGSNRKCYTFRTDNALFLNTELLEPGPSMSETDWIEFLGIYDKEIQKSNIIVASGSWPKGVPEDAYLQIAQHAEKANKNVILDCSGSQLEKALQTSFFGLHINEHEAKNLCGTDDFNTILTKLGQKVALIAITKGKEGLWLHHNGRTIHANVKIDNVISTVGSGDCLTAGIAHAVNKKMELEDIARYGVACGAANCLNEDLGILKLEDVNTLLPQVKINEIVNA; via the coding sequence ATGATATTAAGTGTTTGTCCGAACCCATCCATTGATACTTATGCCTGGCTAGATCAGATCGAGGCCGGTGGTGTTAACAGGATTTCTAAACTACGGGAATATCCGGGGGGAAAAGCTACCCATGTTGCCATGGCGCTTAAAGAACTTGGTTCAGACACTACTTTACTCGGCAACTGGGCAGGAGCATCGGGCACATGGATACAACAACAATGCGAATCCTTAAAAATTAATACTGAAGGCCTTTTATTGAAAGGTTCAAACAGAAAGTGCTATACATTCAGAACCGATAATGCTTTGTTCCTCAATACAGAACTTTTAGAGCCCGGACCGTCAATGAGCGAAACGGACTGGATCGAATTTCTGGGAATTTACGATAAGGAGATCCAAAAGAGCAATATTATTGTAGCATCCGGTTCCTGGCCAAAAGGGGTGCCGGAAGATGCTTATCTTCAAATTGCACAGCATGCTGAGAAAGCAAATAAAAATGTAATTTTAGATTGCTCAGGAAGTCAGCTGGAAAAAGCATTGCAGACTTCTTTTTTCGGATTGCATATTAATGAACACGAGGCAAAGAACCTGTGCGGAACTGACGATTTTAATACTATTTTAACCAAACTGGGTCAGAAAGTAGCTTTAATTGCCATTACCAAAGGAAAAGAAGGTCTATGGCTCCACCACAACGGAAGAACCATACATGCCAATGTTAAAATTGATAATGTTATAAGCACAGTAGGTAGCGGCGATTGTCTCACTGCCGGAATAGCTCATGCTGTAAACAAAAAAATGGAGCTTGAAGATATAGCCCGCTACGGTGTGGCCTGTGGCGCGGCAAACTGCCTGAATGAAGACCTTGGAATTTTAAAACTGGAGGATGTGAACACCCTGCTTCCCCAGGTAAAAATAAATGAGATTGTAAATGCCTGA
- a CDS encoding sodium:solute symporter family protein — MITLTTLDYILIFSFFAITLFIGIWVSKKSGKSSSEYFLSGRTMPWWLLGLSMVATTFSTDTPNFVTDVVRTNGVSGNWIWWCFLLTGLLTVFVYAKLWRKSNVSTDIEFYELRYGGKPAKFLRGFRAVYLGIIFNILAMSGVTLAAIKIGQIMLGLTPLETVGYAGLVTAVFSAVGGFKGVVYTDFLLFFVAMVGGIGAAYYCVNLPEIGGVANLVTHENVVDKLNILPSFDNKELFITVLIIPLAVQWWSAWFPGSEPGGGGYIAQRMLAAKNENHAIGATFFFNVMHYALRPWPWILVALSSLVLFPDVASIHEAFPNVAEDKLGHDLAYSAMLTKLPAGLLGLVLASLIAAYMSTISTHLNWGSSYIVYDFYARYVEKDASQKRLVAVGRISTVLLMVFSAILALLLTNALQVFDYIITFGAGTGLIFILRWFWWRINAWSEIAAMFSSGIISLLINLTPLGLMMFGGVDETTSETVLGLMPGWAKYPVVVLVTTVIWVGVTFLTKPEKNSTLFNFYKRTQPGGPGWNKVVGEAQTEGEEIVDAREKWSVPSGILAMLLGCVVIYSALFATGYWIYGRYVMATVLTVVVLIGSFFLSKLWKKIKATIF; from the coding sequence ATGATTACATTAACTACCCTAGACTACATTTTGATTTTTAGCTTTTTCGCAATTACCCTGTTTATAGGAATCTGGGTATCGAAAAAGTCAGGTAAAAGTTCTTCTGAATACTTTCTGTCCGGAAGAACCATGCCTTGGTGGCTGCTTGGTTTGTCCATGGTGGCAACAACTTTTTCTACTGATACGCCTAATTTTGTTACGGATGTGGTGAGAACTAATGGTGTTTCCGGAAACTGGATTTGGTGGTGTTTCTTGTTAACAGGCTTGTTAACGGTTTTTGTATATGCCAAGTTGTGGAGAAAATCTAATGTATCTACGGACATTGAGTTTTATGAGCTTAGGTATGGAGGCAAACCTGCAAAATTTTTAAGAGGCTTTAGGGCTGTGTATCTTGGAATTATTTTTAATATTCTGGCAATGTCGGGAGTAACACTGGCAGCCATAAAAATCGGGCAGATAATGCTGGGGCTCACACCTCTTGAGACTGTTGGATATGCGGGGCTGGTGACAGCTGTGTTTAGTGCAGTCGGTGGTTTTAAAGGAGTGGTTTATACCGACTTTTTATTGTTTTTCGTAGCGATGGTCGGTGGTATTGGTGCTGCGTACTATTGTGTAAACCTGCCTGAGATTGGAGGAGTTGCTAATCTGGTGACTCATGAAAATGTAGTTGATAAACTAAATATATTACCCTCATTTGATAATAAAGAGTTGTTTATAACGGTTTTGATTATTCCTTTGGCTGTTCAGTGGTGGAGTGCCTGGTTCCCAGGGTCTGAGCCTGGAGGTGGCGGGTATATTGCGCAGCGGATGCTGGCGGCTAAAAATGAAAATCACGCTATAGGAGCAACCTTCTTCTTTAATGTAATGCATTATGCTTTACGTCCGTGGCCATGGATATTGGTGGCACTATCTTCATTGGTGTTGTTTCCTGATGTAGCAAGTATTCATGAGGCTTTCCCTAATGTGGCAGAAGATAAGCTAGGTCATGATCTGGCGTATTCAGCAATGCTTACTAAGCTGCCTGCCGGATTGTTAGGGCTGGTGTTGGCTTCCTTGATTGCAGCTTATATGTCTACAATTTCAACCCACCTGAATTGGGGGTCGTCTTATATTGTATATGATTTTTATGCCCGATATGTTGAAAAAGATGCTTCGCAAAAAAGATTAGTGGCAGTTGGTAGGATATCGACAGTATTGTTGATGGTGTTTAGTGCTATATTGGCTTTGTTGTTGACGAATGCTTTACAGGTGTTTGATTATATAATAACCTTTGGGGCAGGTACAGGTTTGATTTTTATTTTGAGGTGGTTCTGGTGGAGGATCAATGCATGGAGTGAGATTGCTGCCATGTTTTCTTCAGGAATTATATCATTGTTGATTAATTTAACGCCACTCGGACTTATGATGTTTGGAGGGGTAGATGAGACTACTTCAGAAACTGTGCTGGGGTTGATGCCCGGATGGGCAAAGTATCCCGTTGTTGTACTGGTGACCACGGTTATTTGGGTAGGTGTTACTTTCCTGACGAAACCTGAAAAGAATTCGACCCTGTTTAATTTTTATAAGAGAACACAACCGGGTGGACCCGGGTGGAATAAAGTAGTTGGTGAGGCTCAAACGGAAGGTGAAGAGATTGTAGATGCGAGAGAGAAGTGGAGTGTTCCTTCAGGTATACTGGCAATGCTGCTGGGATGTGTCGTGATCTATTCAGCATTATTTGCAACCGGTTATTGGATATATGGAAGGTATGTTATGGCTACGGTCCTGACGGTGGTTGTTTTAATAGGTTCTTTCTTCCTGAGTAAGTTATGGAAGAAGATAAAAGCCACTATTTTTTAG